CACGCCGGATTCCGGTGAGACGACGTTGACGAGCCAGACATTGACCGAGTCGCGGTACTGGCTCCATGGCTCGGTGGCCGCGATCTCCTCCCACTTGGCCTCCGCGTGCTGCCGCAGCGTGCCCTGCTCGGAGGCGGTGTAGCCGTCGCCGACGATCACCATGTCGAAGCGGCTGTCCGACGGGCCGGTCTCCTGGATCGGGACCACGTCCGCCGCCTTCGCTGCCCGGAGAGCGCGCGCGTCGGGCGCCGGGTCGGCCTGCTTCGGCACGCGGACCTTGGTGATGGTGCCGTCGGGCGAGAAGACCTCCCGCCACTGGGTCGGCCCGGGTTGTCCGGCGGTGGCCGAACCGCTGTTGGCCGAACCGGCGTTGGTCGAACCGGCGTTGGCCGAACCGGCGTTGGCCGAACTTACGGGAACGGCCGCGAGAGCGGCGGCGAACAGCGTGGCGGCGAGCCATGGCAGGGAACTTCTGCGACGCATCGGTGTCTCCTTACGGCGAAGAGTGGGGGGTGTGGGGGAGCGCCAATCGAGGAGCTGGCCTGGGTAGCCCCGGCCGGTGCCGGTGATCCGGCGGTCGAGGTGTGGTCGGCCGGAGGAGCCCTGCGGCCAGTGGCAGGGGTGAGCGAGTGTGCGGAGTACAGGGGGCCAACCAGCCGTATGTAAGTGATGAGATAAGTCGACGTACGGCGGGAGTTAAGTTAGCGGGCGTGTCAGATCCCTGACAACCGTTTGGGCGGTACTGTGCTCCGCGCGGTGCTCGGGGTGCCGGTACGCCCCGTCAGAAGGGTCTGGCCGGTGCGGGACCCAGGGTCGTCGTGCCGGGTGCCGCCTGGTGGCTGAGGCCGGTGCGGTAGGTGTCCAGTGCCGCTTCGACACGGCCGGTGCGCCGGTAGAGGTCGCCGAGGAGGCGGCAGAGGTCGGCCAGATCGCCCGCCGCCTCCGCGTGTTCGAGCAGGCGGAGGGCGCTCAGATAGTGCTCCTCCGCCCGGCCGTTGTCCTCGTGGCGTTCGGCGATCAGGCCGAGCAGGCGGTGAGCGCCCGCCTCGTGCACCGCGCCGCGTCCGGAGCCGAAGCCGCCGAGCAGGTCACGAAGGAGCGACTCGGCCTGCTCGTCCTTGCCCTGACGGTGGAGCACATCGGCGAGTTCGACGCCGACCTGGTGCGCGTACAGGGCGGCCCGGCGCGAGACGAGCATGCCCTGCGCCGTCCGGTACGCCGCCTCGGCCTCCCCGAGGGTGCCCGCCTGCGCGAGGACGTACCCCCGCATCCAGTGGCAGTGGGCGAGTTCGGTGCGGATCTGCAACTGCTGGTAGTACTCGGATGCCTTCACGAGTGAGGCGTCCGCCTCGGCCGCGCGTCCCTCCGCGATCATCGTGCGGGCGACGCTGCGGTGCATCCGGGCGACCAGGGCGGGATCGGCGACCTCCGGGGCGAGCGCGAGGGCCAGTTCCGCCGCTTGCGCGGCACGGGCATGGGTGCCCAGGTCCATGTACGGACCGATGATGGCGGTGTACAGCTGGACCAGGGCCGCGGGGTCGCGCAATCCCCTGGCGTTGAGTTCCTCGAGCGCCGTCTCCAACAGGTAGCAGGCGTACCGGAGTTCACCGGCGAGCAGATGAGTGAGGGCCCGGCCCCGGATGGCGGGCACCCGCTGGGTGAGCGGTGCCCCGGCCTGCGACAGGACCGATTCCGCCGCCTCGAAGTACTCACGCGCGGGGCCCAGTTCACCGGCCTCTACCGCGCAGTTCCCGAGCCCCACCAGGGCAGCCGCATGTTCGGCGTCCAGGCCGTACTGTGCGGCTTCCTGGTCGAGACGGGCGTAGAGCGCGGCCGCGTCCTCCGGGTCTCCGGTGGCCAGGACCCGCTGTGCCTCGGTGAGCCGCATGCGCAGCTCGGTCGCGGCATGCGCGGGCCGCCCGCTGACCAGTTCCTCGTAACCGACGCCCAGGCGACCTGCGATGTGGCGCAGCGCCTTCTCCGAAGGCTGGACCTTGCCCGCCTCCACGGTGGAGATGTAGGGGGCGGTGTACGAGGGATCGGCGACCTGGCGTTGGGTAAGGCCGCGTTCGACGCGCAGCCGGTACACACGGCGGCCGAGCGTTTCCGAACCGTCGGGGAAGGCGCTGGGGCGGGCGTCGCCCGGCGCGGCCGACGCCTGCGAGGGTGCACGGGACCGCCCGTCGCGCGTTCCCCTGGGCGAGGCGGCCGGTCCGGGTGCCCGCTTCTGGCTCATCAGCGCCTGATCCGCTCCGGTGAACTGTCGTCCGGCCCCGACTCGCTCGGGGTTGGCACAGGCGAGTGGTGACCGAGGCGGCCTTCCCACCTGCGCGGAGAGCCTACGTGCCCTCGCGCCCGTAGGTTAAGTGCCCGGCCGGGCGGATTCAACGTGGCCGTTCGGTGCCTGGTGCTCCAGGGTTCTTCCGCGCACCCGCGGGTCGGCGGCGGTCGGTGGGGGATCAGTGATGGGTGAGGAAGTCCTCGGTGCCCTGGTTGTCGATCAGGGCGTTGAGGGCGTCGGCGAAGAAGGTCTGCTTCATCAGGCCGTGCACCGGGCCGCGCTTGCCGGTGAGCGGACGTACCAACTCCACGGCCAGCGTGCGCAGTTCGCCCTCGGCGGCGGTGGCCTCGGCGATGCCGGAGGCGAGGGCCTCGGGGCCGGTGTAGCGGCGGCCGGTGGTGATGGCCTCCAGGGCGGCGGCCGGGGGCAGCTTGGACTTGATCATGGCGGACATGCCCGGCGTGAAGGGGATGCCGAGGTCGATCTCGGGCAGACAGAACCAGCCCCGGTCGGCACGCATCACACGCCGGTCGTGCGCCAGCGCGAGCACCGCGCCCCCGGCGAAGGCGTGCCCCTGGAGGGCGGCCACGCTCACCATCGGCAGGACGCACAGCCGCGCCAACAGCCTTTGGTACGAAGCGAGATACGCGGCGAACTGCTCGGCCGGGTCGGCGAAGCGCTCACGGTCCAGGCCGTTGGACCAGAACTTGCCGGTGCCGGTGGTGACCAGCGCCGCCGGACCGGTGGACTGCTCGATCTCGTCGAGGAGTTCGTGCATCCGCCGCAGCCACTCGGTGGTGGCGAGGTTCTCGGTGTCGCGCTGTCCGGGCTCACCGAGGTCGAGCACAAAGACGTCGCCGTCGCGTTGCAGATGAGGCATGGCGGATTCCTTGCCGGAGTCGGACGGGCCCGCCGGTGCGTCCGGCGGGCCACAGTGGGTCGTACGAGGGAGGTCGTACGGGGAAGCCGTACGGAGAGGTCGTATGGCGGGGTCGTACGGGAAAGCCGTACGGGAGGTCAGGCGTCCAGGAACAGGTCGAGTTCCAGCTCGCCCTCGGCGTCACCGGCGCGGTATCCGGACAGGTCGGTGACGCCCTCCTCGGCAAGCACCTCGTCGTCGAGGAAGTGGTGACCGGTGCAGGCGGTGGCGTCGCGGGTGAGGATCGCGTACGCGGCGTCGGCGACGATGGCCGAGGAGCG
This is a stretch of genomic DNA from Streptomyces sp. NA04227. It encodes these proteins:
- a CDS encoding tetratricopeptide repeat protein, translating into MSQKRAPGPAASPRGTRDGRSRAPSQASAAPGDARPSAFPDGSETLGRRVYRLRVERGLTQRQVADPSYTAPYISTVEAGKVQPSEKALRHIAGRLGVGYEELVSGRPAHAATELRMRLTEAQRVLATGDPEDAAALYARLDQEAAQYGLDAEHAAALVGLGNCAVEAGELGPAREYFEAAESVLSQAGAPLTQRVPAIRGRALTHLLAGELRYACYLLETALEELNARGLRDPAALVQLYTAIIGPYMDLGTHARAAQAAELALALAPEVADPALVARMHRSVARTMIAEGRAAEADASLVKASEYYQQLQIRTELAHCHWMRGYVLAQAGTLGEAEAAYRTAQGMLVSRRAALYAHQVGVELADVLHRQGKDEQAESLLRDLLGGFGSGRGAVHEAGAHRLLGLIAERHEDNGRAEEHYLSALRLLEHAEAAGDLADLCRLLGDLYRRTGRVEAALDTYRTGLSHQAAPGTTTLGPAPARPF
- a CDS encoding enoyl-CoA hydratase/isomerase family protein, translated to MPHLQRDGDVFVLDLGEPGQRDTENLATTEWLRRMHELLDEIEQSTGPAALVTTGTGKFWSNGLDRERFADPAEQFAAYLASYQRLLARLCVLPMVSVAALQGHAFAGGAVLALAHDRRVMRADRGWFCLPEIDLGIPFTPGMSAMIKSKLPPAAALEAITTGRRYTGPEALASGIAEATAAEGELRTLAVELVRPLTGKRGPVHGLMKQTFFADALNALIDNQGTEDFLTHH